The following coding sequences are from one Bos mutus isolate GX-2022 chromosome 22, NWIPB_WYAK_1.1, whole genome shotgun sequence window:
- the TKFC gene encoding triokinase/FMN cyclase isoform X2 — translation MLTGIIAGAVFTSPAVGSILAAIRAVAQAGTVGTLLIVKNYTGDRLNFGLAREQARAEGIPVEMVVVGDDSAFTVLKKAGRRGLCGTVLIHKVAGALAEAGVGLEEITDRVSVVAKAMGTLGVSLSSCSVPGSKPTFELSADEVELGLGIHGEAGVRRIKMATADEIVALMLDHMTSSSNASHVPVPPGSSVVLMVNNLGGLSFLELGIIADAAVCSLEGRGVKIARALVGTFMSALEMPGVSLTLLLVDEPLLKLIDAETTASAWPNVAKVWVTGRKRSRAAPTEPLAAPDSTTAAGEASKQMVLVLEWVCTTLLGLEEHLNALDRAAGDGDCGTTHSRAARAIQGWLKEGPPPASPAQLLSKLSFLLLEKMGGSSGALYGLFLTAAAQPLKAKTDLPAWSAAMDAGLEAMQKYGKAAPGDRTMLDSLWAAGQELQAWKSPGANMLQILTKAVKSAEAAAEATKNMEAGAGRASYISSARLDQPDPGAVAAAAILRAILEVLQSQGA, via the exons ATGCTGACGGGGATCATCGCGGGAGCCGTGTTCACCTCCCCGGCAGTGGGCAGCATCCTGGCGGCTATCAGGGCCGTGGCCCAGGCAGGCACAG TGGGGACCCTCCTCATCGTGAAGAACTACACTGGGGACCGACTCAACTTCGGCCTGGCCCGGGAGCAGGCCCGGGCGGAGGGCATCCCTGTGGAGATGGTGGTTGTCGGGGACGACAGTGCCTTCACCGTCCTGAAGAAGGCGGGCCGGCGCGGGCTCTGTGGCACAGTGCTCATACACAAG GTGGCGGGTGCTCTGGCCGAGGCAGGTGTGGGACTGGAGGAGATCACAGATCGGGTGAGCGTCGTCGCCAAGGCCATGG GAACCCTGGGAGTGAGCTTGTCCTCTTGCAGCGTCCCTGGTTCTAAACCCACTTTTGAGCTCTCAGCTGATGAGGTGGAGCTGGGGCTGG GGATCCATGGGGAGGCTGGCGTGCGCCGGATAAAG ATGGCGACTGCTGACGAGATTGTGGCGCTCATGCTGGACCACATGACGAGCTCCTCCAACGCATCCCACGTGCCTGTGCCACCTG GCTCCTCAGTAGTGCTGATGGTCAACAACCTGGGTGGCCTGTCGTTCCTGGAACTGGGCATCATAGCCGACGCCGCCGTCTGCTCTCTGG AGGGCCGCGGGGTGAAGATCGCCCGTGCCCTAGTGGGCACCTTCATGTCAGCCCTGGAGATGCCTGGCGTTTCTCTCACCCTCCTGCTGGTGGATGAGCCCCTCCTGAAACTGATAG ATGCTGAAACCACTGCCTCGGCCTGGCCTAACGTGGCCAAGGTCTGGGTGACTGGGCGGAAGCGGAGCCGGGCCGCCCCCACGGAGCCCCTGGCGGCCCCTGACTCCACTACTGCAGCAG GTGAAGCCTCAAAGCAGATGGTACTTGTGCTGGAGTGGGTGTGCACCACCCTCCTGGGCCTGGAGGAACATCTGAACGCCCTGGACCGTGCTGCCGGTGATGGAGACTGTGGCACCACCCACAGCCGTGCAGCCAGAG CGATTCAGGGGTGGCTAAAGGAGGGCCCACCTCCAGCCAGCCCTGCCCAGCTACTCTCCAAATTGTCCTTCCTGCTACTGGAGAAGATGGGAGGCTCCTCAGGGGCA CTCTACGGCCTGTTCCTGACTGCGGCGGCCCAGCCACTCAAGGCCAAGACTGACCTCCCGGCCTGGTCTGCTGCCATGGATGCCGGCCTGGAGGCCATGCAGAA GTATGGCAAGGCTGCCCCAGGTGACAGGACTATG CTGGATTCTCTGTGGGCAGCAGGACAGGAGCTCCAAGCCTGGAAGAGCCCAGGGGCCAATATGCTCCAGATTCTGACCAAGGCTGTCAAG aGTGCAGAAGCTGCAGCCGAGGCCACCAAGAACATGGAAGCTGGAGCTGGAAGAGCCAGTTACATCAGCTCCGCGCGCCTGGATCAGCCAGACCCCGGGGCGGTGGCAGCCGCGGCCATTCTGCGTGCCATCCTGGAGGTCTTGCAGAGTCAGGGTGCGTGA
- the TKFC gene encoding triokinase/FMN cyclase isoform X1: protein MTSKKLVNSVAGCADDALAGLVACNPSLQLLQGHRVALRSDLDSLKGRVALLSGGGSGHEPAHAGFIGKGMLTGIIAGAVFTSPAVGSILAAIRAVAQAGTVGTLLIVKNYTGDRLNFGLAREQARAEGIPVEMVVVGDDSAFTVLKKAGRRGLCGTVLIHKVAGALAEAGVGLEEITDRVSVVAKAMGTLGVSLSSCSVPGSKPTFELSADEVELGLGIHGEAGVRRIKMATADEIVALMLDHMTSSSNASHVPVPPGSSVVLMVNNLGGLSFLELGIIADAAVCSLEGRGVKIARALVGTFMSALEMPGVSLTLLLVDEPLLKLIDAETTASAWPNVAKVWVTGRKRSRAAPTEPLAAPDSTTAAGEASKQMVLVLEWVCTTLLGLEEHLNALDRAAGDGDCGTTHSRAARAIQGWLKEGPPPASPAQLLSKLSFLLLEKMGGSSGALYGLFLTAAAQPLKAKTDLPAWSAAMDAGLEAMQKYGKAAPGDRTMLDSLWAAGQELQAWKSPGANMLQILTKAVKSAEAAAEATKNMEAGAGRASYISSARLDQPDPGAVAAAAILRAILEVLQSQGA from the exons ATG ACCTCCAAGAAGCTAGTGAACTCAGTGGCAGGCTGTGCCGACGACGCTCTTGCCGGCCTGGTGGCCTGCAACCCCAGCCTACAGCTCCTGCAGGGCCACCGCGTGGCCCTCCGTTCTGACCTGGACAGTCTCAAGGGCCGGGTGGCCCTACTGTCGGGTGGGGGCTCCGGCCATGAGCCTGCCCATGCTG GTTTCATAGGGAAGGGGATGCTGACGGGGATCATCGCGGGAGCCGTGTTCACCTCCCCGGCAGTGGGCAGCATCCTGGCGGCTATCAGGGCCGTGGCCCAGGCAGGCACAG TGGGGACCCTCCTCATCGTGAAGAACTACACTGGGGACCGACTCAACTTCGGCCTGGCCCGGGAGCAGGCCCGGGCGGAGGGCATCCCTGTGGAGATGGTGGTTGTCGGGGACGACAGTGCCTTCACCGTCCTGAAGAAGGCGGGCCGGCGCGGGCTCTGTGGCACAGTGCTCATACACAAG GTGGCGGGTGCTCTGGCCGAGGCAGGTGTGGGACTGGAGGAGATCACAGATCGGGTGAGCGTCGTCGCCAAGGCCATGG GAACCCTGGGAGTGAGCTTGTCCTCTTGCAGCGTCCCTGGTTCTAAACCCACTTTTGAGCTCTCAGCTGATGAGGTGGAGCTGGGGCTGG GGATCCATGGGGAGGCTGGCGTGCGCCGGATAAAG ATGGCGACTGCTGACGAGATTGTGGCGCTCATGCTGGACCACATGACGAGCTCCTCCAACGCATCCCACGTGCCTGTGCCACCTG GCTCCTCAGTAGTGCTGATGGTCAACAACCTGGGTGGCCTGTCGTTCCTGGAACTGGGCATCATAGCCGACGCCGCCGTCTGCTCTCTGG AGGGCCGCGGGGTGAAGATCGCCCGTGCCCTAGTGGGCACCTTCATGTCAGCCCTGGAGATGCCTGGCGTTTCTCTCACCCTCCTGCTGGTGGATGAGCCCCTCCTGAAACTGATAG ATGCTGAAACCACTGCCTCGGCCTGGCCTAACGTGGCCAAGGTCTGGGTGACTGGGCGGAAGCGGAGCCGGGCCGCCCCCACGGAGCCCCTGGCGGCCCCTGACTCCACTACTGCAGCAG GTGAAGCCTCAAAGCAGATGGTACTTGTGCTGGAGTGGGTGTGCACCACCCTCCTGGGCCTGGAGGAACATCTGAACGCCCTGGACCGTGCTGCCGGTGATGGAGACTGTGGCACCACCCACAGCCGTGCAGCCAGAG CGATTCAGGGGTGGCTAAAGGAGGGCCCACCTCCAGCCAGCCCTGCCCAGCTACTCTCCAAATTGTCCTTCCTGCTACTGGAGAAGATGGGAGGCTCCTCAGGGGCA CTCTACGGCCTGTTCCTGACTGCGGCGGCCCAGCCACTCAAGGCCAAGACTGACCTCCCGGCCTGGTCTGCTGCCATGGATGCCGGCCTGGAGGCCATGCAGAA GTATGGCAAGGCTGCCCCAGGTGACAGGACTATG CTGGATTCTCTGTGGGCAGCAGGACAGGAGCTCCAAGCCTGGAAGAGCCCAGGGGCCAATATGCTCCAGATTCTGACCAAGGCTGTCAAG aGTGCAGAAGCTGCAGCCGAGGCCACCAAGAACATGGAAGCTGGAGCTGGAAGAGCCAGTTACATCAGCTCCGCGCGCCTGGATCAGCCAGACCCCGGGGCGGTGGCAGCCGCGGCCATTCTGCGTGCCATCCTGGAGGTCTTGCAGAGTCAGGGTGCGTGA
- the CYB561A3 gene encoding lysosomal membrane ascorbate-dependent ferrireductase CYB561A3 isoform X2: MAVGWFYLSVLALCSLGSMCILFTIYWMRYWHGGFAWDGSMLMFNWHPVLMVTGMVVLYSAASLVYRLPQSWVGPRLPWKSGHAAMHLLAFLLTVLGLHAVFEFHNHAKIPHLYSLHSWLGITTVFLFACQWFLGFSVFLLPWASMWLRSLLKPIHVFFGASILSLAIASVVSGINEKLFFSLKNGTKTYSNLPSEAVFANCAGMLVVVFGLLVLYILLASSWKRPEPGMQAEREALLRGRE, encoded by the exons ATGGCCGTGGGATGGTTTTACCTGTCTGTCCTGGCACTGTGCTCCCTGGGCTCGATGTGCATCCTCTTCACCATCTACTGGATGCGGTACTGGCATGGTGGCTTCGCCTGGGATGGCAGCATGCTCATGTTCAACTGGCACCCGGTGCTCATGGTTACAGGCATGGTGGTGCTCTACAGCGCTG CATCGCTGGTCTACCGCCTGCCCCAGTCATGGGTAGGGCCCAGGCTGCCCTGGAAATCCGGCCACGCAGCCATGCACCTGCTGGCCTTCCTCCTGACTGTGCTGGGGCTGCACGCGGTCTTTGAATTTCACAACCACGCAAAGATCCCCCACCTCTACTCCCTGCACAGCTGGCTGGGCATCACCACCGTCTTCCTCTTCGCTTGCCAG TGGTTCCTGGGCTTCTCAGTCTTCCTGCTGCCCTGGGCATCCATGTGGCTGCGCAGCCTCCTGAAACCCATCCACGTCTTCTTTGGAGCCTCCATTCTCTCTCTGGCCATTGCGTCTGTTGTTTCTGGCATTAACGAGAAGCTTTTCTTCAGTTT GAAAAATGGCACCAAGACATACTCCAACTTGCCCAGTGAGGCTGTCTTTGCAAACTGTGCTGGGATGCTGGTGGTGGTCTTCGGGCTGCTGGTGCTCTATATCCTGCTGGCTTCATCTTGGAAACGCCCAGAGCCAGGGATGCAGGCTGAGAGAGAG GCCCTGTTGCGTGGCAGGGAGTGA
- the CYB561A3 gene encoding lysosomal membrane ascorbate-dependent ferrireductase CYB561A3 isoform X1 produces the protein MAVGWFYLSVLALCSLGSMCILFTIYWMRYWHGGFAWDGSMLMFNWHPVLMVTGMVVLYSAASLVYRLPQSWVGPRLPWKSGHAAMHLLAFLLTVLGLHAVFEFHNHAKIPHLYSLHSWLGITTVFLFACQWFLGFSVFLLPWASMWLRSLLKPIHVFFGASILSLAIASVVSGINEKLFFSLKNGTKTYSNLPSEAVFANCAGMLVVVFGLLVLYILLASSWKRPEPGMQAEREPTRTRGRAGTPEVMLEGERGLAEPLLQKRS, from the exons ATGGCCGTGGGATGGTTTTACCTGTCTGTCCTGGCACTGTGCTCCCTGGGCTCGATGTGCATCCTCTTCACCATCTACTGGATGCGGTACTGGCATGGTGGCTTCGCCTGGGATGGCAGCATGCTCATGTTCAACTGGCACCCGGTGCTCATGGTTACAGGCATGGTGGTGCTCTACAGCGCTG CATCGCTGGTCTACCGCCTGCCCCAGTCATGGGTAGGGCCCAGGCTGCCCTGGAAATCCGGCCACGCAGCCATGCACCTGCTGGCCTTCCTCCTGACTGTGCTGGGGCTGCACGCGGTCTTTGAATTTCACAACCACGCAAAGATCCCCCACCTCTACTCCCTGCACAGCTGGCTGGGCATCACCACCGTCTTCCTCTTCGCTTGCCAG TGGTTCCTGGGCTTCTCAGTCTTCCTGCTGCCCTGGGCATCCATGTGGCTGCGCAGCCTCCTGAAACCCATCCACGTCTTCTTTGGAGCCTCCATTCTCTCTCTGGCCATTGCGTCTGTTGTTTCTGGCATTAACGAGAAGCTTTTCTTCAGTTT GAAAAATGGCACCAAGACATACTCCAACTTGCCCAGTGAGGCTGTCTTTGCAAACTGTGCTGGGATGCTGGTGGTGGTCTTCGGGCTGCTGGTGCTCTATATCCTGCTGGCTTCATCTTGGAAACGCCCAGAGCCAGGGATGCAGGCTGAGAGAGAG CCCACCAGGACACGAGGCCGGGCGGGAACGCCAGAGGTGATGCTGGAAGGAGAGCGGGGACTGGCAGAGCCGCTTCTGCAGAAGAGAAGCTGA